The following proteins come from a genomic window of Lachnoclostridium phytofermentans ISDg:
- a CDS encoding ATP-binding cassette domain-containing protein yields MSNDYIRVFGARERNLKNIDVEIPKKEITVFTGVSGSGKSSLVFDTIAAESQRQLNQTYTSFIRHRMPHYGKSDVDTIENLSVAFIINQKRIGGNARSTVVTITDIYSLLRLLFSRIGEPFVGYTEVFSFNNPAGMCSYCQGLGKIETVDIERLLDKNKSLNDGAIYFPTFEPGGWRLTRYIHSGFFDNNKIIQDYSTEELELLLYADGIKVKNPAPEWHKTSLYEGLIPRIERSFLKKEDGEKVRYSKEIERFIIKQDCPHCHGTRLSDKVLSCKVNGKNIAECADIQINELLKFIQSIKDPIAVTIVSELLNRLQHIVSIGLDYLSLSRETSTLSGGESQRIKMVCQLGSSLTDLTYIFDEPSIGLHPHDISKINDLMKLLRDKGNTVLIVEHDPDMIKIADHVIDMGPGAGTRGGEIIYQGNLQGLKTSDTLTGNYLSYRPKLKIDPRSPKGWLSIHNATLHNLKNLSVELPKGVMTVVTGVAGSGKSTLINQVLPHFYPETVFIDQKGIQASKRSNLATFTNIFDIIRKLFAKSNGVSASLFSFNSQGACPVCKGLGVTYTDLAFMDTIVTVCEECHGNRYTDEVLAYKLRDKNISDILKMTVSDALEFFQEREIIKVLQRLSDVGITYISLGQPLNTLSGGELQRIKLATELENNGQIYVLDEPSTGLHMADIKQLIGVMNRLVEQNSTLIVIEHNLDIICQADWIIDLGPYAGQNGGNIMFTGLPKDLMNFEDSLTGHHLRKYIMNI; encoded by the coding sequence ATGTCTAATGATTATATTAGGGTATTTGGAGCAAGAGAAAGAAATCTAAAAAATATAGATGTTGAAATACCCAAAAAAGAAATCACTGTTTTTACGGGTGTATCAGGTTCAGGTAAATCGTCTTTGGTATTTGATACAATAGCTGCAGAATCCCAAAGACAGTTAAATCAAACATATACTAGTTTTATCCGTCATCGTATGCCGCATTATGGGAAATCTGATGTGGATACAATTGAGAATTTATCGGTAGCTTTTATTATCAATCAAAAACGGATAGGTGGTAATGCTCGCTCAACGGTGGTGACTATTACGGATATTTATTCATTATTGCGTTTATTGTTTTCACGAATTGGAGAACCCTTTGTAGGTTACACCGAAGTATTCTCATTTAATAATCCCGCTGGAATGTGCAGCTACTGCCAGGGGTTAGGAAAGATTGAAACAGTCGACATTGAACGACTACTAGATAAAAATAAATCCTTAAACGATGGAGCTATCTATTTTCCTACTTTTGAACCCGGTGGTTGGCGATTGACCCGTTATATTCATTCAGGATTCTTTGATAACAATAAAATAATTCAGGATTATTCTACTGAAGAACTAGAACTACTGCTTTATGCTGATGGTATTAAAGTAAAAAATCCTGCTCCTGAATGGCATAAAACCTCATTGTATGAGGGACTGATTCCACGTATTGAGCGGAGTTTTCTTAAAAAAGAAGATGGCGAAAAAGTTAGATACAGTAAAGAAATAGAGCGTTTTATTATAAAACAAGATTGCCCCCACTGCCACGGAACACGCCTTAGTGATAAAGTATTGTCCTGCAAAGTGAATGGTAAAAATATTGCGGAATGTGCTGATATACAAATAAATGAACTATTAAAGTTTATCCAATCAATCAAGGATCCTATAGCGGTTACAATCGTTTCTGAGCTTTTGAATCGGCTACAACACATAGTGTCCATTGGATTAGACTATTTAAGTTTGAGCAGAGAAACTTCTACTCTCTCTGGTGGGGAATCTCAAAGAATCAAAATGGTTTGTCAACTGGGTAGTAGCTTAACAGACCTTACTTATATTTTTGATGAACCAAGTATTGGACTTCACCCGCACGATATAAGTAAAATCAATGACCTTATGAAACTTCTGCGCGACAAAGGAAATACCGTACTTATCGTAGAGCATGATCCCGATATGATAAAAATTGCAGACCATGTTATTGATATGGGACCAGGTGCAGGAACTCGTGGAGGCGAAATTATATATCAAGGAAATTTGCAGGGATTGAAAACATCGGATACACTGACAGGAAATTATCTTTCATATCGACCTAAACTAAAAATTGATCCTCGCAGTCCAAAAGGCTGGCTTTCCATTCACAATGCAACACTACACAACTTAAAGAATCTTTCAGTTGAGCTACCCAAAGGGGTGATGACCGTTGTAACTGGCGTTGCCGGTTCCGGGAAAAGTACTCTAATCAATCAAGTGTTACCACATTTTTATCCTGAAACTGTTTTTATTGACCAGAAAGGAATACAAGCATCTAAGCGTTCCAACCTAGCAACATTTACAAATATCTTTGATATTATTAGAAAACTATTTGCCAAAAGCAACGGTGTCAGTGCGTCCCTGTTCAGTTTCAATTCACAAGGCGCTTGTCCTGTTTGTAAAGGATTAGGTGTTACCTATACAGATTTGGCGTTTATGGATACAATTGTTACAGTATGCGAAGAATGTCACGGTAACCGTTACACCGATGAAGTTCTCGCGTATAAGCTAAGAGATAAAAATATTAGTGATATCCTTAAAATGACCGTTTCAGATGCCTTGGAATTTTTTCAGGAAAGAGAAATTATAAAAGTACTCCAAAGGCTTTCAGATGTTGGAATTACCTATATTTCTTTGGGGCAACCCTTGAACACTCTTTCGGGGGGTGAATTACAGCGAATAAAACTTGCTACTGAGCTTGAAAATAACGGTCAAATTTATGTTTTGGACGAACCCTCTACAGGCTTGCATATGGCTGATATAAAACAGTTGATTGGTGTTATGAATCGTCTTGTAGAACAAAACTCAACCCTTATTGTAATCGAACATAATTTAGATATTATCTGTCAGGCGGACTGGATTATTGACTTAGGCCCATATGCCGGACAAAATGGCGGAAACATTATGTTTACAGGGTTACCGAAAGATTTAATGAATTTCGAAGATTCACTTACAGGACATCATCTAAGAAAATATATAATGAACATTTAG
- a CDS encoding 5'-nucleotidase, giving the protein MPLKLEDKLVVGISSRALFDLEEENTIFERDGLRAYSDYQILHENDILKPGTAFPLVKALQNLNTDERHLTEIIIMSKNSADTSLRIFNSIEHYGLKISRAALVGGVKISPYLNAFRTDLFLSANEDDVQEAINANIAAGIICSHGELPIEPNQEIDQIRIAFDGDAVIFSDESEQLFQSKGLKAFAEHEHINAQEPLPEGPFAKLLKTLSFVQQQFPKETVPIRTALVTARNAPAHERVIRTLRAWNVRIDEAFFLGGIEKSEVLKAFGANIFFDDQTVHTDPASKLVPAARVPYKQ; this is encoded by the coding sequence ATGCCTTTAAAACTTGAAGATAAACTCGTTGTCGGTATTTCATCCCGTGCATTATTTGATTTAGAAGAAGAAAATACAATCTTTGAGCGTGATGGTCTAAGAGCTTATTCGGATTATCAAATTTTACATGAAAATGATATTCTGAAACCAGGTACAGCATTCCCTCTTGTTAAAGCGCTACAAAATTTAAATACAGATGAAAGACATTTGACAGAAATTATTATAATGTCTAAAAATAGTGCTGATACAAGTTTACGAATATTTAATTCAATTGAACATTATGGACTAAAAATAAGCAGAGCAGCTTTAGTGGGTGGAGTGAAAATTTCTCCATATCTTAATGCCTTTAGAACCGATCTATTTTTATCAGCAAATGAAGATGACGTTCAGGAAGCAATTAATGCGAATATAGCAGCAGGTATTATTTGTTCTCACGGGGAATTACCAATAGAACCAAATCAAGAGATTGATCAGATAAGAATAGCTTTCGACGGTGATGCAGTAATTTTTTCTGATGAATCGGAGCAGTTATTTCAATCAAAAGGGTTAAAAGCATTCGCTGAGCATGAGCATATCAATGCACAGGAACCATTACCAGAGGGACCTTTTGCAAAACTCTTAAAAACACTTTCATTTGTACAACAGCAATTCCCTAAAGAAACCGTTCCTATCCGAACCGCATTAGTTACTGCACGAAATGCGCCTGCGCATGAAAGAGTAATCCGTACATTAAGGGCTTGGAATGTAAGAATAGATGAAGCGTTTTTTCTTGGTGGTATTGAAAAAAGTGAAGTACTTAAGGCCTTTGGTGCAAACATTTTCTTTGATGATCAAACAGTACATACTGACCCTGCTTCGAAACTAGTACCTGCAGCAAGAGTTCCTTATAAACAATAA
- a CDS encoding TraX family protein yields MKEKGLTGFQLKIIGLIFMVFDHIHEFFGFTGVIPVAFNRVGRIVAPIFIFMTVEGYTHTRNKKKYMLRLYIGSLLMNIGNYFIPNYFQRTDSFAIMNNIFVTLFMITVYLCIIDFIKKGIKEKRIMKIFVGGVLFLIPITLSILFMVNMENLFYLIFIIPTPLFVEGGPIFIGIGIIMYLLRGNKKKLLIAYIAICVAIIFTGDLSIHGLFFNNYQWMMVFAAPLLYLYNGKKGKGMKYLFYVFYPAHIYVFYILSCYLMRK; encoded by the coding sequence ATGAAAGAAAAAGGACTTACAGGATTTCAATTAAAAATAATTGGACTAATATTTATGGTATTTGACCACATTCATGAATTTTTTGGTTTTACTGGAGTTATTCCTGTGGCTTTTAACAGGGTAGGAAGAATCGTAGCACCTATCTTCATATTTATGACAGTAGAAGGATATACACACACACGAAATAAGAAAAAGTATATGCTTAGATTGTATATAGGGTCACTTCTAATGAACATAGGGAATTACTTCATTCCCAATTATTTTCAGAGAACAGATTCTTTCGCAATAATGAATAATATATTTGTTACTTTATTTATGATTACGGTCTATCTATGTATTATTGATTTTATAAAAAAGGGAATTAAAGAAAAAAGAATAATGAAGATATTCGTAGGCGGGGTTTTATTTCTAATACCTATAACCTTATCAATATTATTTATGGTAAACATGGAAAATTTATTCTATTTGATATTTATTATCCCTACACCTCTTTTTGTGGAAGGGGGCCCGATTTTCATAGGAATTGGAATAATTATGTACTTATTAAGAGGAAATAAGAAAAAGTTATTAATAGCATATATAGCAATATGCGTCGCTATTATTTTTACAGGAGATCTTAGTATTCATGGTCTGTTCTTTAATAATTACCAGTGGATGATGGTTTTTGCAGCACCACTATTGTATTTATATAATGGAAAAAAGGGAAAGGGAATGAAGTATTTATTTTATGTATTCTACCCGGCCCATATCTATGTTTTTTATATTCTATCGTGCTATTTAATGAGGAAGTAG
- a CDS encoding membrane protein: protein MVQWEIKKMFKSKNGLFTLILFFILSISMVFIKPQLEGVNDSKENSEGFISVEEQFNKNLELLKEVSESDGKVDFSNDLKEISNKKLSAIKFNEYKDIRFWKVFHHRAFHPFMTFIMLVITVIIFSNIYTDEIISTVDNLILTSRNKYKVLHSKLALSIVVPAILYTGYLIIQFIITYLQYGKPINGDLQALRILDNPLLMKEAYTIYEFIFLKIGIMLLILTTLGIFGVFFSFLTTNSIQSTSGFFIFIFLGKVMTLIKWLPSEVLMIFSKVNYIDLIFNFNEFAGMYSGRFRIFNLSLDITNVCLSFMIVIFVIGLFSCRSIFRKYLTR, encoded by the coding sequence ATGGTTCAATGGGAAATAAAGAAAATGTTTAAATCTAAAAATGGATTATTCACTCTAATATTATTCTTTATACTTTCCATATCTATGGTATTTATAAAACCGCAATTAGAAGGAGTAAATGATTCTAAAGAAAATAGTGAAGGTTTTATATCAGTTGAAGAGCAATTTAACAAGAATCTTGAACTTTTGAAAGAGGTTAGTGAAAGTGATGGGAAAGTCGATTTCTCTAATGATCTTAAAGAAATATCCAATAAAAAATTATCAGCAATAAAGTTCAATGAATATAAGGATATAAGGTTTTGGAAAGTGTTTCATCATAGAGCATTTCATCCATTTATGACTTTTATCATGCTTGTCATCACAGTGATTATTTTTTCAAATATTTATACAGACGAGATTATATCAACGGTTGATAATTTAATTTTGACATCAAGAAATAAATATAAAGTTTTACATTCAAAACTAGCCTTGAGTATAGTGGTACCAGCTATTTTATATACGGGATATTTAATCATTCAGTTTATAATCACATATTTACAATATGGAAAACCAATCAATGGAGATTTGCAGGCCCTTAGGATATTAGATAATCCATTATTAATGAAAGAGGCCTACACAATATACGAATTTATATTTCTTAAAATAGGTATTATGCTTTTAATTCTTACAACATTAGGAATATTCGGGGTTTTTTTTTCATTCCTTACCACAAATTCAATTCAATCAACAAGTGGATTTTTCATTTTTATATTTTTAGGTAAGGTAATGACATTAATAAAATGGTTACCAAGCGAAGTATTGATGATATTTTCAAAAGTTAATTATATTGATTTAATATTTAATTTCAATGAATTTGCTGGAATGTATTCTGGAAGATTTAGAATATTTAATCTAAGCTTAGACATTACAAATGTGTGTCTGAGTTTTATGATAGTTATTTTCGTTATAGGGCTATTCTCATGTAGAAGTATCTTTAGAAAATACTTAACAAGATAA
- a CDS encoding ABC transporter ATP-binding protein translates to MNKLEIKKLTKSYGKKNANSNITLTLENGVYGLLGPNGAGKTTLMKQIATLIKPTSGEIIYNDNNIYSMEDNYRGVIGYLPQEFGAYKNFSAKKFLQYVAALKGVDKREANNKIEELLKLVGLYDVRNKAVGKFSGGMKRRVGIAQVLLNDPKIIILDEPTAGLDPQERTRFRNLLSEISKDKIIILSTHIISDIESIAKETIMIKEGEIIMKGSHREILSDMNEKVYRIRTNDENELAEIQQKYKVVNLQRGIDSTELRIVSDKAISYENVEVIEPKFEDVYMFYFDLENTKEV, encoded by the coding sequence ATGAACAAACTTGAAATAAAAAAATTGACAAAAAGTTATGGTAAGAAAAACGCAAATAGCAACATAACACTTACCTTGGAAAATGGTGTATATGGGCTTTTAGGCCCGAATGGAGCTGGTAAGACTACACTCATGAAACAAATAGCAACATTGATTAAGCCTACATCTGGAGAGATCATCTACAATGATAACAACATTTATAGTATGGAAGACAACTATAGAGGGGTTATAGGTTATTTACCACAAGAGTTTGGTGCTTATAAAAACTTTTCAGCGAAGAAATTTTTACAATATGTAGCAGCATTAAAAGGTGTAGATAAAAGGGAAGCGAATAACAAAATAGAAGAATTATTAAAGTTAGTTGGACTCTATGACGTAAGAAATAAAGCGGTTGGAAAATTTTCAGGAGGAATGAAGAGAAGAGTAGGAATTGCTCAAGTTTTATTAAATGATCCTAAGATTATTATATTAGATGAACCAACAGCAGGATTAGATCCACAAGAGCGAACTAGATTTCGAAATCTATTATCGGAGATATCCAAAGATAAGATAATAATACTTTCAACTCACATTATTTCTGACATAGAATCCATAGCAAAAGAAACTATTATGATAAAAGAGGGTGAAATCATAATGAAGGGAAGTCATAGGGAAATTCTATCTGATATGAACGAAAAAGTATATAGAATAAGAACAAATGATGAAAATGAATTGGCAGAAATACAACAGAAATACAAGGTAGTGAATCTACAGAGAGGAATTGATTCTACGGAACTTAGAATTGTAAGCGATAAAGCCATTTCCTATGAAAATGTAGAGGTTATAGAACCTAAATTTGAGGATGTTTATATGTTCTATTTCGATTTAGAAAACACAAAGGAGGTATAA
- a CDS encoding ABC transporter permease yields the protein MGTLIKLELRKILFKKSILITWAASLLLGMVLIHNGSVSDVYADVFFKSYGYTPIMGLVMFMILSGAYTLEYNSNMNELINTTKNGKKKLVIAKGIGAGLATSIVNSSMVMAIYLDGLRKVRFEGLDMPLKDLWYFKGINSNLNVLQMMIILMISVILASFFFSQLGLYLSSISKSASIPFLVGGLIMGIPYILEPFIPSKFIAITPLWGMMSSQLVKYEVSTGIMIIQLVIFIVGCFIFPKLTYAAFTKENKR from the coding sequence ATGGGTACTCTTATAAAATTAGAATTAAGAAAAATATTATTTAAAAAAAGTATTTTAATAACCTGGGCAGCATCCTTGTTATTAGGAATGGTATTAATTCATAATGGCTCTGTAAGTGATGTTTATGCGGATGTTTTTTTCAAGAGTTACGGATATACCCCTATAATGGGACTTGTTATGTTTATGATTTTATCTGGTGCTTATACTTTAGAATATAATTCTAATATGAATGAACTAATAAACACAACTAAAAATGGTAAGAAAAAATTAGTGATAGCAAAAGGAATTGGGGCTGGTTTAGCAACGTCTATAGTAAATTCATCTATGGTAATGGCAATATACCTAGATGGTCTTAGAAAAGTAAGATTTGAAGGATTGGACATGCCGTTAAAAGATCTCTGGTATTTTAAAGGAATAAATTCAAATTTAAATGTACTTCAAATGATGATAATCTTGATGATTAGTGTGATCTTAGCTTCTTTTTTCTTCTCTCAATTAGGTTTATATTTATCATCCATAAGTAAATCTGCTTCTATACCGTTTCTTGTTGGCGGATTGATAATGGGAATTCCATATATATTAGAACCTTTTATACCAAGTAAATTTATTGCTATTACTCCATTATGGGGAATGATGTCTTCGCAGTTAGTCAAGTATGAAGTAAGCACAGGGATAATGATAATTCAATTAGTAATATTTATAGTAGGATGTTTCATATTTCCTAAACTCACATATGCTGCATTTACGAAAGAAAATAAAAGATAA
- a CDS encoding response regulator transcription factor: protein MDTSLSNKKILIIDDEEDILKLLSMVLKKEGFENIYTAEDGEGGFTLFKRISPDIILLDIMLPDEEGYEVCKKIRKSSNVPILFISAKTEEIDRVLGFALGGDDYITKPFSPKEVAYRIKAILRRSSYHDEEENKSTILNLGPFQIDEEKIEVRKNGELIELKPKEYKMFLYLAKHPNQIMSKEKLCSEVWGEDYIGFDNTIMVHIRKLREKIEKDPSNPKHILNIKGLGYKFVIKDESV, encoded by the coding sequence ATGGATACATCGTTAAGCAATAAAAAAATATTAATAATAGATGATGAAGAAGATATATTGAAGCTATTATCAATGGTACTAAAAAAAGAAGGCTTTGAAAACATATATACAGCTGAGGATGGAGAAGGTGGATTTACATTATTTAAAAGAATTAGTCCAGATATAATTCTTTTGGATATTATGCTACCTGATGAAGAAGGGTATGAGGTCTGTAAAAAAATTAGAAAAAGCTCCAATGTTCCTATTTTATTTATATCAGCTAAAACAGAAGAAATTGATAGAGTACTGGGGTTTGCATTAGGAGGAGATGACTATATAACAAAACCATTTAGCCCGAAAGAAGTAGCCTATAGAATAAAAGCAATTTTAAGAAGAAGTAGTTATCATGATGAAGAGGAAAATAAGAGTACTATATTAAATCTTGGGCCTTTTCAGATAGATGAGGAAAAAATTGAAGTCAGGAAAAATGGAGAACTAATAGAGTTAAAACCGAAAGAATATAAAATGTTTCTATATCTGGCAAAACATCCCAACCAAATTATGAGTAAGGAAAAATTGTGTAGCGAAGTATGGGGAGAAGATTATATTGGTTTTGATAACACTATAATGGTGCATATCAGAAAACTTAGAGAGAAAATTGAAAAAGATCCATCGAATCCGAAGCATATTCTTAATATAAAAGGCTTAGGTTACAAATTTGTTATAAAGGATGAATCAGTATGA
- a CDS encoding sensor histidine kinase: MNWKITGRFIVTIVSVAIIVIVINIFGVGILILSGGRNNLTNGITYSSPEDFTREFERYLVEDKDKIYIHSDGEKILIEKEAWIQVLDEEGNEAYNFQKPVKVKNHYTPVELIHAYKYITNETMSTIFVSEKNLGNRNYSYIIGFPSDKVKRNVFSYDVYNLVHSLKIGIYIILFLDALIALLFGYLFSRRLTKPLVNIIKDVKSLSEGEYHLNREEEGIYKEIYHNINNLSSKLGNNETERKKLDKMREEWISNISHDIKTPLVSVKGYAEILSSGEYDCTKEEVREYSKIIEDKSDYIKELIDDLNLSTRLKNKVLILNKKNINIVSLVRGVAIDILNNPQTSNVNIDFSATREVIELDIDEILIKRVITNILYNAIVHNDENVVIEIKVEKKDRVNIFIIDNGKGIQEEELKHIFERYYRGTNTGKRHKGSGLGMAIAKDIVEAHSGVINLESEHLVGTKVEIIL; this comes from the coding sequence ATGAATTGGAAGATTACAGGTAGATTCATTGTAACTATTGTTTCAGTTGCTATTATTGTAATAGTTATTAATATTTTTGGAGTCGGCATTCTTATATTGAGTGGTGGTAGAAATAATCTTACAAATGGTATCACTTATTCTTCACCAGAGGATTTTACAAGAGAATTTGAAAGATATTTAGTGGAAGATAAAGATAAAATTTATATTCATAGTGATGGTGAAAAGATTTTGATAGAAAAAGAAGCTTGGATACAAGTTTTAGATGAGGAAGGAAATGAAGCTTATAACTTCCAAAAACCTGTGAAAGTGAAAAATCATTATACACCGGTAGAACTAATTCATGCTTATAAATATATTACAAATGAAACTATGTCCACAATATTTGTATCTGAAAAAAATCTTGGTAATAGAAATTATAGTTATATTATAGGATTTCCATCTGACAAGGTTAAGAGAAATGTTTTCTCTTATGATGTTTATAATTTAGTTCATAGCTTAAAAATTGGCATTTATATAATATTATTTCTGGATGCCCTTATTGCTTTATTGTTTGGGTATTTATTTAGTAGAAGGCTTACAAAACCATTAGTTAATATTATAAAGGACGTTAAAAGCCTATCAGAGGGAGAGTATCATTTAAATAGAGAAGAAGAAGGAATTTATAAAGAAATATATCATAACATAAACAATTTATCTTCAAAACTCGGAAATAATGAAACAGAAAGAAAAAAGTTAGATAAAATGAGGGAAGAATGGATATCAAATATTTCCCATGATATAAAAACTCCACTTGTTTCAGTAAAAGGATATGCTGAGATATTATCTAGCGGGGAATACGATTGTACGAAAGAAGAAGTGAGAGAATATAGTAAAATTATAGAAGATAAATCAGATTATATAAAAGAGCTTATCGATGATTTAAATCTAAGTACCAGATTAAAGAATAAAGTTCTCATTCTGAATAAGAAGAACATCAATATTGTAAGTCTAGTTCGGGGAGTTGCAATCGATATTTTAAATAATCCTCAAACTAGCAATGTGAATATTGATTTTTCTGCAACAAGGGAAGTTATTGAGTTAGATATCGATGAAATATTAATTAAAAGAGTAATCACTAATATTCTATATAATGCTATCGTTCATAATGATGAAAATGTAGTAATTGAAATTAAAGTAGAGAAGAAAGACAGAGTGAATATCTTTATAATAGATAATGGAAAAGGCATTCAGGAAGAAGAGTTAAAGCATATTTTTGAAAGATATTATCGAGGAACAAATACAGGAAAAAGGCATAAAGGCTCTGGACTTGGCATGGCCATAGCGAAGGATATTGTAGAAGCACATAGTGGAGTAATTAATTTAGAGAGTGAACATTTGGTAGGAACTAAAGTTGAAATAATTTTATAA
- a CDS encoding alpha/beta hydrolase, whose product MINKKKKRKIIIAISITLIVLLVIVPLGISTYIYQSNFGGRFETISWMARNLDEFDGLESKKYTFESNNGQHLVGYKYYKKIDHVKGIVVISHGLGGGGHNSYMDVADYLATNGYIIFAYDATGNDESEGDAVEGIPQGLIDLDYAIRFIKDNDEFNSLPIMLLGHSWGAYSVGSVLNIHPDVKAVVMISGFNKSTDIIAEEGKRIMGIGINLLMPYVSMIEHVKFGTYSSYNCIDGFETSDAGVMIVHSYDDEMVSYEKQYKRFWNTYQNNPRFTFVPYENRGHNYIYYSDISKDYRNKLNNQFSEFVSSLDTELTAEIKTKYMNENLNKTILFDLDKDLMNRIVAFYDNYTK is encoded by the coding sequence ATGATTAATAAAAAGAAGAAAAGAAAAATTATTATAGCAATATCTATTACTTTGATTGTATTGTTAGTAATAGTACCCTTGGGAATTTCAACTTATATCTATCAGTCTAACTTTGGTGGTAGATTCGAAACAATCTCTTGGATGGCACGCAATCTTGATGAATTTGATGGTTTAGAATCAAAAAAGTATACTTTTGAATCAAATAATGGTCAACATCTGGTAGGCTATAAATATTATAAGAAGATTGATCATGTAAAAGGAATAGTAGTTATTTCACATGGACTTGGCGGTGGCGGACACAACTCATATATGGATGTTGCGGATTACCTCGCAACTAATGGATATATTATTTTTGCGTATGATGCTACTGGTAATGATGAGAGTGAGGGTGATGCTGTAGAAGGTATCCCTCAAGGTTTGATAGATCTCGATTATGCTATCCGTTTTATAAAAGATAATGATGAATTTAACAGCTTGCCAATTATGTTATTGGGACACAGCTGGGGCGCTTATTCTGTTGGGAGTGTTTTAAATATTCATCCTGATGTAAAAGCAGTTGTTATGATTTCAGGTTTTAATAAGTCAACTGATATCATCGCGGAAGAAGGTAAACGGATCATGGGCATTGGTATAAATCTATTAATGCCATATGTCTCCATGATTGAACATGTTAAGTTCGGAACATATTCTTCATACAATTGTATAGATGGTTTTGAGACCTCAGACGCTGGTGTAATGATAGTTCACAGCTACGATGATGAAATGGTTTCCTATGAAAAACAGTACAAAAGATTTTGGAATACATATCAAAACAATCCACGTTTTACGTTTGTTCCATATGAAAATCGAGGACATAATTATATATATTATTCAGATATTTCAAAAGATTATAGAAATAAATTAAATAATCAATTTTCTGAATTTGTTAGTTCTCTGGATACGGAACTGACCGCAGAGATTAAAACAAAATATATGAATGAGAATCTCAATAAAACCATTTTGTTTGATTTGGACAAAGATCTGATGAACAGAATAGTAGCATTTTATGATAACTATACAAAATGA